One segment of Nostoc flagelliforme CCNUN1 DNA contains the following:
- the def gene encoding peptide deformylase, with protein sequence MPSEIAVEKKKLKNPPLELHYLGDRVLRQAAKRVAKIDDELRQVVREMLQTMYSKDGIGLAAPQVGIHKQLIVIDLEPENAANTPLVLINPTIKQVSRDISVAQEGCLSIPNVYLDVKRPEVVEIAYKDEYGRPRTLKANDLLGRCIQHEMDHLNGVVFVDRVENSLTLAQELSKNGFSYQAVKPIK encoded by the coding sequence ATGCCTTCTGAAATTGCTGTAGAGAAAAAAAAGTTAAAAAATCCACCTTTGGAGCTTCATTATTTAGGCGATCGCGTCCTACGTCAAGCTGCAAAGCGAGTTGCGAAAATAGATGACGAACTCCGCCAAGTGGTGCGCGAAATGTTGCAAACTATGTATAGCAAAGATGGCATTGGTTTGGCTGCACCCCAAGTGGGAATTCACAAACAACTAATTGTCATCGACCTGGAACCAGAGAATGCAGCTAATACACCTTTGGTGCTGATTAACCCCACCATTAAACAAGTAAGCCGCGACATCTCCGTAGCCCAAGAAGGATGCTTGAGTATCCCCAACGTATATCTAGACGTAAAGCGCCCCGAAGTCGTAGAAATTGCCTATAAAGACGAATACGGTCGTCCCCGGACATTAAAGGCTAATGACCTCCTGGGACGCTGCATTCAGCACGAGATGGATCACCTTAACGGCGTGGTATTTGTAGACCGTGTGGAAAACTCCTTGACTTTAGCGCAGGAGCTATCTAAGAATGGCTTCTCGTATCAAGCGGTGAAACCAATAAAATAG
- a CDS encoding WD40 domain-containing protein — translation MDVEEALTFADGLVSDKESKRLNDLQRDIFRGAWQGKSYKEIHQNCSDRCGVDHIMRNVAPKLWELLSKVLGEKVTKNTLQAVLERTCKQKSQPVKPLLPQAIEEYKVTTANNRQDWGQAPGMSFFSGRFAELSQLQQWLIKDNCQLVAILGMWGIGKTALSVKLAKEVQENFEYLIWRSLRNAPPVAEMLANLIRFLSGEREIDLPETIDGRVTLLINYLRERRCLVVFDYAQTILQEGDHAGHYRQGYEDYGELLRRIGEEPHQSCLVLTSREKLKGFAPLEGETSPVRTLSLLGLEKTEGQEILQDKGLFGSQEEWAKLVEKYSGNPLALKLVSEPIRELFDGDIAAFLAEGEIIFGDTRNLLDQQFERLSEIEKEIIYWLAIKRELVSLDELLNDIVRPLPKREVMEALESLRRRSLIEQRTALFTLQSVVMEYMTDRLVEQVCHEVTTAEIELFNSHALIEATAKDYIRNTQISLILKPIIDRLSTIFRTSKKNLDNQLSKILWYVQHIPQTAGYAGGNLLNILCQLQTDLSGYDFSDLTIWQAYLQGVNLHRVNFANADLAKSVFAETLVSISSVAFSPNGKLLATGDADGKTYLWQVDDGKLLFACTGHSSWVKSVAFSPDGQILASGSDDQTVKLWDVRNGNCLKTLQGHSNWVRSVAFSPDGQTLASGSEDQTVKLWDVHTGKCLTTLQGNTNRVRTVAFSPDGQTLASGSEKQTIKLWDIPNAECLITLQGHNNWVRSVAFSPDGKILASGSDDQTVKLWDVHDGKCLKTLQGHTNRVWSVAFSPDGQTLASGGDDPTVKLWDIRNGKCLKNLQGHSNRVRSVAFSPDGQTLASGSENQTVKLWNVQNGKSLTTLQGHSNRVRSVAFSPDGQTLATGSEKQTVKLWDVRNDKLLRILQGHNSWVRSIAFSPDGQILASGSEKQTIKLWDVQMGQCLKRLQEHTNRIRSVAFSPDGQILASGSDDQTVKLWDVYTGKCLKTLQGHTSWVRSVAFSPDGQTLASGSENQRVRLWDISTGECVKILLGHSNRIRSVTFSPDGQTLASGSDDQTVKLWDVNMGKCLTTLPEHSNRVWSVAFSPDGQTLASASEDQTIKLWDVHNGKCIKTLQGANWVRSVAFSPDGQTLICGSQDETIKVWDVLTGECLKTLRSPRPYEGMNITGVTGLTAAQLMTLKALGAVENGEQK, via the coding sequence ATGGACGTTGAAGAAGCTCTGACTTTTGCAGATGGCTTGGTTTCTGATAAGGAAAGTAAACGACTGAATGATTTGCAAAGGGACATATTCCGGGGAGCTTGGCAAGGTAAAAGTTACAAAGAGATTCACCAGAATTGCTCTGATCGCTGTGGTGTTGACCATATTATGCGAAATGTTGCCCCCAAACTATGGGAGCTTCTTTCCAAAGTGTTAGGGGAAAAAGTTACTAAAAATACTCTTCAGGCTGTACTGGAAAGAACTTGCAAACAGAAATCCCAACCAGTCAAACCCTTACTACCTCAAGCTATAGAAGAATATAAAGTAACGACTGCTAATAACCGCCAGGATTGGGGCCAAGCGCCTGGTATGAGCTTTTTTTCTGGACGTTTTGCAGAACTGTCTCAACTTCAACAGTGGCTCATCAAGGATAACTGCCAACTAGTGGCAATATTGGGAATGTGGGGAATTGGGAAAACTGCTTTATCTGTGAAACTGGCAAAGGAAGTTCAGGAGAATTTTGAGTATTTGATTTGGCGAAGTCTCCGCAATGCGCCACCCGTCGCAGAGATGTTAGCGAACCTGATCAGATTTTTATCTGGTGAGAGAGAAATAGATTTGCCAGAAACCATAGATGGTAGAGTAACCCTGCTGATTAATTATTTACGAGAGCGTCGTTGTCTTGTGGTATTTGATTATGCACAGACAATTTTACAAGAAGGCGATCACGCCGGACACTATAGACAAGGCTATGAAGATTATGGTGAACTACTTAGACGGATAGGGGAAGAACCCCATCAAAGCTGCTTGGTGCTGACTTCCAGAGAAAAGCTAAAAGGATTTGCTCCTTTAGAGGGAGAAACATCACCAGTTAGAACATTATCGTTACTCGGCTTAGAAAAAACAGAAGGGCAAGAAATTCTCCAAGACAAAGGTTTATTTGGCTCACAAGAGGAATGGGCCAAGCTAGTTGAGAAGTATTCAGGTAATCCTTTGGCATTAAAGCTAGTTTCTGAGCCAATTCGGGAGTTATTTGATGGTGATATCGCTGCCTTTCTTGCTGAAGGAGAGATCATTTTTGGCGACACCCGAAATTTACTAGACCAGCAATTTGAGCGCTTGTCAGAGATCGAAAAAGAAATAATTTATTGGCTAGCAATCAAGCGCGAGTTAGTTTCTCTAGACGAATTACTAAATGATATTGTACGTCCCTTGCCCAAAAGGGAAGTAATGGAGGCGCTAGAATCTCTACGGAGGCGATCGCTAATTGAACAAAGAACAGCACTTTTCACCCTCCAGTCTGTGGTAATGGAGTATATGACCGACCGACTGGTTGAACAGGTTTGTCACGAAGTTACCACTGCTGAAATTGAACTATTTAACAGCCATGCCTTAATAGAAGCTACGGCCAAAGATTATATTAGGAATACTCAGATTTCCCTGATTCTCAAACCAATTATCGATAGATTGTCAACTATTTTTAGAACATCTAAAAAAAATCTAGATAATCAGCTATCCAAGATTTTATGGTATGTCCAACATATTCCCCAAACAGCAGGATATGCAGGTGGAAATCTGTTAAATATCCTTTGTCAACTACAAACTGATTTAAGCGGCTATGACTTTTCTGATCTGACTATTTGGCAAGCATATTTGCAAGGTGTGAATTTGCATCGGGTGAATTTTGCTAACGCTGATTTAGCTAAGTCCGTTTTTGCAGAAACATTAGTTAGTATTTCATCAGTAGCATTTAGCCCCAATGGAAAACTTTTGGCTACGGGTGATGCTGATGGCAAGACTTACTTGTGGCAAGTTGACGACGGAAAGTTACTTTTTGCCTGTACTGGACATAGCAGTTGGGTAAAATCAGTTGCTTTCAGTCCCGATGGTCAAATTTTAGCTAGTGGCAGTGATGACCAAACAGTGAAGTTATGGGATGTTCGTAATGGTAACTGCCTGAAAACCTTGCAGGGACATAGCAATTGGGTAAGGTCAGTAGCTTTTAGTCCCGATGGTCAAACTTTGGCTAGTGGCAGCGAAGACCAAACAGTAAAATTATGGGATGTCCACACCGGAAAATGTCTGACAACTTTGCAGGGGAATACTAATCGAGTCAGAACAGTAGCTTTTAGTCCCGATGGTCAAACTTTAGCTAGTGGCAGTGAAAAGCAAACAATTAAATTATGGGATATCCCCAATGCTGAGTGCTTGATAACCTTGCAGGGGCATAACAATTGGGTAAGGTCAGTAGCTTTTAGTCCCGATGGTAAAATTTTAGCTAGCGGCAGTGACGATCAAACTGTGAAGCTATGGGATGTTCATGACGGTAAGTGCCTGAAAACCTTGCAGGGACATACTAATCGGGTATGGTCAGTTGCTTTCAGTCCCGATGGTCAAACTTTAGCTAGCGGTGGTGACGACCCAACAGTGAAATTATGGGATATCCGTAATGGTAAGTGTTTAAAAAACTTACAAGGGCATAGCAATCGGGTAAGGTCAGTTGCCTTCAGTCCCGATGGTCAAACTTTAGCTAGTGGCAGTGAAAATCAAACAGTTAAATTATGGAATGTCCAGAATGGTAAGTCCTTGACAACCTTGCAGGGGCATAGCAATCGGGTAAGGTCAGTAGCTTTTAGTCCCGATGGTCAAACTTTGGCTACTGGCAGTGAAAAGCAAACAGTTAAATTATGGGATGTCCGTAACGATAAGCTACTCAGAATTTTGCAGGGACATAATAGTTGGGTACGGTCAATTGCCTTCAGTCCTGATGGTCAAATTTTAGCTAGCGGCAGTGAAAAGCAAACAATTAAATTATGGGATGTTCAGATGGGACAATGCCTCAAAAGGTTACAAGAACATACCAATCGAATTAGGTCAGTCGCCTTCAGTCCTGATGGTCAAATTTTAGCTAGCGGCAGTGACGACCAAACGGTGAAATTATGGGATGTCTATACGGGAAAATGCCTGAAAACTTTGCAAGGGCATACCAGTTGGGTTAGATCAGTTGCCTTTAGTCCCGATGGTCAAACTTTAGCTAGTGGCAGTGAAAACCAAAGAGTGAGGTTATGGGATATCTCTACGGGAGAATGTGTCAAAATTTTGCTGGGACATAGCAATCGGATCAGGTCAGTTACTTTTAGCCCAGATGGTCAGACTTTAGCTAGTGGCAGTGATGACCAAACAGTGAAGTTATGGGATGTTAATATGGGCAAGTGCTTGACAACGTTGCCAGAACATAGTAATCGAGTCTGGTCAGTTGCCTTTAGTCCTGATGGTCAGACTTTAGCTAGTGCCAGTGAAGACCAAACGATAAAATTATGGGATGTTCATAATGGCAAGTGCATTAAAACTTTGCAGGGGGCTAATTGGGTGCGGTCAGTTGCCTTTAGTCCTGATGGTCAAACCCTGATTTGTGGTAGCCAAGATGAGACAATTAAGGTTTGGGATGTATTGACGGGTGAGTGCCTAAAAACACTGCGATCGCCAAGACCCTACGAAGGAATGAATATCACAGGAGTTACAGGGTTAACCGCAGCGCAGTTAATGACGCTAAAAGCTTTAGGCGCGGTGGAAAATGGAGAGCAAAAATAA